A genomic region of Raphanus sativus cultivar WK10039 chromosome 6, ASM80110v3, whole genome shotgun sequence contains the following coding sequences:
- the LOC108809597 gene encoding probable LRR receptor-like serine/threonine-protein kinase At1g07560 isoform X3, with protein MESVQGLLLAMIIVAFGTTTHLIQAQPNPNEFISLDCGLHPAASPYTEPLTKLTYTSDANFTQGGQSGRVQKIYEQDYKPFTVLRYFPDGIRNCYNLKVTSGTKYLIKALFLYGNYDGLQNGPKFDMYLGPNIWTTVDLTSSIFGSDKEEIIHIPTSSSLQICLVKTGKTTPFISALELRPLRDDTYNTTSGSLKLIKREFASNDFIPPFIRYPADVYDRQWDPISPSFEFNFVNTSLIINASTPYELPQEVISKAVVNQNVTEKLSFDWYVDDRNDHAFIYLHFAEIQTLRGNDTREFDITWEGDNQNFTVSAYRPPKLQLETLYNPYPMKCKFLDCTVDLVMTKRDLSNNNLSGEVPEFLANMESLLLIDLGWNSLTGPIPQALRDREKKGLKLTKSSIYSKKKRFTYSEVEELTDNFKRVLGEGGFGVVYHGSLSDTEPVAVKVLSESSVQGYKEFKAEVELLLRVHHINLVSLVGYCDEGGHLALIYEYMANGDLKQHLSGESAGSTLKWASRLKIAVEAAQGLEYLHVGCEPPMVHRDVKSTNILLDDRFEAKLADFGLSRSFCVGAETQVATVVAGTPGYLDPEYYQTNWLHEKSDVYSFGIVLMEIITNRSVIELTREKAHIAEWVKILISGGDLEKIVDSNLGGDYDSNTVWKILELAMSCVSHSSSDRPTMPKVVNVLKECLISENSRIRGQVQDDDSKNSLELTVAFGTQVTPDAR; from the exons atggagagtGTTCAAGGTCTTTTGCTAGCTATGATCATTGTGGCTTTTGGCACTACTACGCATCTAATTCAAGCTCAGCCTAATCCAAACG AGTTCATCAGCTTGGATTGTGGATTACATCCCGCCGCTTCTCCTTATACCGAACCATTAACCAAACTAACATATACATCTGATGCCAACTTCACTCAAGGTGGTCAAAGTGGTAGAGTCCAAAAGATTTATGAACAAGACTATAAGCCATTCACAGTTCTAAGATATTTTCCAGATGGAATACGAAATTGCTATAATCTAAAAGTCACTTCAGGCACAAAGTATCTTATCAAAGCTCTCTTCCTCTACGGGAATTATGACGGGCTCCAAAATGGCCCGAAATTCGATATGTATCTTGGTCCTAACATATGGACAACAGTCGATTTAACAAGCAGCATTTTTGGTTCTGACAAAGAGGAGATCATACACATACCAACGTCAAGCTCGTTGCAGATTTGTCTTGTTAAAACAGGGAAGACTACACCATTCATTTCAGCCTTGGAACTAAGACCCTTGAGAGATGACACTTACAACACTACAAGTGGCTCCTTGAAGCTCATAAAACGAGAATTCGCTAGCAATGATTTTATCCCTCCCTTTATTCG GTATCCTGCAGATGTATATGATCGTCAATGGGATCCAATAAGTCCTTCGTTTGAGTTCAATTTTGTAAACACAAGTCTCATTATAAACGCTTCTACTCCTTATGAGCTACCACAAGAAGTCATTTCAAAGGCAGTCGTTAACCAAAACGTGACTGAGAAGTTATCTTTCGACTGGTATGTTGATGACCGTAATGATCATGCATTCATATACCTTCATTTCGCTGAGATACAAACACTTCGAGGAAACGACACAAGAGAATTTGACATTACATGGGAAGGAGACAACCAAAACTTTACGGTGTCAGCTTATCGCCCTCCTAAGTTACAACTAGAGACTCTATACAACCCATATCCGATGAAATGTAAGTTTCTTGACTGTACGGTGGATTTGGTTATGA CTAAAAGGGACTTGTCGAATAACAATCTGAGTGGGGAAGTGCCTGAGTTTCTAGCTAACATGGAATCGTTGTTGCTCAT AGACTTAGGGTGGAACAGTTTAACCGGTCCAATTCCTCAAGCCCTTCGTGATAGAGAAAAGAAAGGACTGAAATTGAC AAAGTCCTCAATATATTCCAAAAAGAAAAGGTTCACTTATTCAGAGGTAGAAGAACTTACGGACAACTTCAAAAGAGTTCTTGGAGAAGGAGGATTTGGAGTTGTCTACCATGGTTCTTTGAGTGATACCGAACCAGTAGCTGTTAAAGTTCTCTCCGAGTCATCAGTTCAAGGCTACAAGGAATTTAAGGCAGAG GTGGAACTTCTTCTAAGAGTTCATCACATAAACTTGGTAAGCCTTGTTGGTTACTGTGATGAAGGAGGCCATTTAGCACTTATCTATGAGTACATGGCTAATGGAGACCTTAAACAACATTTATCAG GAGAATCTGCTGGATCTACTTTGAAATGGGCTAGTAGACTAAAAATTGCTGTCGAGGCGGCACAAG GTTTAGAGTATTTGCATGTTGGATGTGAGCCGCCAATGGTTCATAGAGATGTCAAAAGTACAAATATACTATTGGACGATCGTTTTGAGGCCAAACTTGCGGATTTTGGACTTTCGAGATCGTTTTGTGTCGGAGCTGAAACTCAAGTAGCAACAGTAGTTGCTGGAACACCTGGATATCTTGATCCTGA ATATTACCAAACAAATTGGTTACACGAGAAGAGTGATGTCTACAGTTTCGGTATTGTACTAATGGAAATCATCACAAACCGATCTGTGATTGAGCTAACACGAGAAAAAGCCCATATAGCAGAATGggtaaaaattttaataagcGGAGGAGATCTTGAAAAAATCGTTGACTCAAACCTTGGTGGAGATTATGACTCCAACACAGTTTGGAAGATTCTTGAATTAGCAATGTCATGCGTGAGTCATTCTTCATCCGATAGACCAACCATGCCCAAGGTTGTTAACGTGCTTAAAGAGTGTTTGATCTCTGAGAATTCGAGGATAAGAGGACAGGTTCAAGATGATGACTCAAAGAACTCCTTAGAATTGACTGTTGCTTTTGGAACGCAAGTGACCCCTGATGCACGCTAG
- the LOC108809597 gene encoding probable LRR receptor-like serine/threonine-protein kinase At2g28960 isoform X2: protein MESVQGLLLAMIIVAFGTTTHLIQAQPNPNEFISLDCGLHPAASPYTEPLTKLTYTSDANFTQGGQSGRVQKIYEQDYKPFTVLRYFPDGIRNCYNLKVTSGTKYLIKALFLYGNYDGLQNGPKFDMYLGPNIWTTVDLTSSIFGSDKEEIIHIPTSSSLQICLVKTGKTTPFISALELRPLRDDTYNTTSGSLKLIKREFASNDFIPPFIRYPADVYDRQWDPISPSFEFNFVNTSLIINASTPYELPQEVISKAVVNQNVTEKLSFDWYVDDRNDHAFIYLHFAEIQTLRGNDTREFDITWEGDNQNFTVSAYRPPKLQLETLYNPYPMKCKFLDCTVDLVMTKSSTLPPMINAMEAYKIIEFPDAGTNPEDVAAVQNVRDTYELSRIDWQGDPCAPQMFRWEGINCSYTNTTIPPRIISLDLSSSGLEGVIASSIQNLTLLQELDLSNNNLSGEVPEFLANMESLLLIDLGWNSLTGPIPQALRDREKKGLKLTVQGNPNLCLSASCNNNNKKVSIPVIASVASVAALVALLTLFFVFRKKTPLAEGTAAATTRELPRKSSIYSKKKRFTYSEVEELTDNFKRVLGEGGFGVVYHGSLSDTEPVAVKVLSESSVQGYKEFKAEVELLLRVHHINLVSLVGYCDEGGHLALIYEYMANGDLKQHLSGESAGSTLKWASRLKIAVEAAQGLEYLHVGCEPPMVHRDVKSTNILLDDRFEAKLADFGLSRSFCVGAETQVATVVAGTPGYLDPEYYQTNWLHEKSDVYSFGIVLMEIITNRSVIELTREKAHIAEWVKILISGGDLEKIVDSNLGGDYDSNTVWKILELAMSCVSHSSSDRPTMPKVVNVLKECLISENSRIRGQVQDDDSKNSLELTVAFGTQVTPDAR, encoded by the exons atggagagtGTTCAAGGTCTTTTGCTAGCTATGATCATTGTGGCTTTTGGCACTACTACGCATCTAATTCAAGCTCAGCCTAATCCAAACG AGTTCATCAGCTTGGATTGTGGATTACATCCCGCCGCTTCTCCTTATACCGAACCATTAACCAAACTAACATATACATCTGATGCCAACTTCACTCAAGGTGGTCAAAGTGGTAGAGTCCAAAAGATTTATGAACAAGACTATAAGCCATTCACAGTTCTAAGATATTTTCCAGATGGAATACGAAATTGCTATAATCTAAAAGTCACTTCAGGCACAAAGTATCTTATCAAAGCTCTCTTCCTCTACGGGAATTATGACGGGCTCCAAAATGGCCCGAAATTCGATATGTATCTTGGTCCTAACATATGGACAACAGTCGATTTAACAAGCAGCATTTTTGGTTCTGACAAAGAGGAGATCATACACATACCAACGTCAAGCTCGTTGCAGATTTGTCTTGTTAAAACAGGGAAGACTACACCATTCATTTCAGCCTTGGAACTAAGACCCTTGAGAGATGACACTTACAACACTACAAGTGGCTCCTTGAAGCTCATAAAACGAGAATTCGCTAGCAATGATTTTATCCCTCCCTTTATTCG GTATCCTGCAGATGTATATGATCGTCAATGGGATCCAATAAGTCCTTCGTTTGAGTTCAATTTTGTAAACACAAGTCTCATTATAAACGCTTCTACTCCTTATGAGCTACCACAAGAAGTCATTTCAAAGGCAGTCGTTAACCAAAACGTGACTGAGAAGTTATCTTTCGACTGGTATGTTGATGACCGTAATGATCATGCATTCATATACCTTCATTTCGCTGAGATACAAACACTTCGAGGAAACGACACAAGAGAATTTGACATTACATGGGAAGGAGACAACCAAAACTTTACGGTGTCAGCTTATCGCCCTCCTAAGTTACAACTAGAGACTCTATACAACCCATATCCGATGAAATGTAAGTTTCTTGACTGTACGGTGGATTTGGTTATGACTAAGAGCTCAACTCTCCCACCAATGATCAATGCCATGGAAGCTTACAAGATTATTGAGTTTCCAGATGCCGGAACAAATCCAGAGGATG ttGCTGCGGTACAGAATGTTCGAGATACTTATGAATTGAGTAGAATCGACTGGCAAGGAGATCCGTGCGCTCCTCAGATGTTCAGATGGGAGGGCATAAACTGCAGCTACACAAATACTACTATTCCACCAAGAATCATTTCATT AGACTTATCATCAAGTGGACTAGAAGGGGTGATAGCATCTAGCATACAGAATCTAACCCTTCTACAAGAACT GGACTTGTCGAATAACAATCTGAGTGGGGAAGTGCCTGAGTTTCTAGCTAACATGGAATCGTTGTTGCTCAT AGACTTAGGGTGGAACAGTTTAACCGGTCCAATTCCTCAAGCCCTTCGTGATAGAGAAAAGAAAGGACTGAAATTGAC TGTTCAAGGAAACCCAAATCTTTGTCTCTCAGCCTCATGCAACAATAACAACAAGAAAGTCTCAATACCAGTCATTGCATCGGTTGCTTCAGTCGCGGCTCTTGTCGCCTTGTTGactctcttttttgttttcagaaaGAAAACCCCCTTAGCAGAAG GTACAGCCGCAGCTACTACACGCGAGTTACCAAGAAAGTCCTCAATATATTCCAAAAAGAAAAGGTTCACTTATTCAGAGGTAGAAGAACTTACGGACAACTTCAAAAGAGTTCTTGGAGAAGGAGGATTTGGAGTTGTCTACCATGGTTCTTTGAGTGATACCGAACCAGTAGCTGTTAAAGTTCTCTCCGAGTCATCAGTTCAAGGCTACAAGGAATTTAAGGCAGAG GTGGAACTTCTTCTAAGAGTTCATCACATAAACTTGGTAAGCCTTGTTGGTTACTGTGATGAAGGAGGCCATTTAGCACTTATCTATGAGTACATGGCTAATGGAGACCTTAAACAACATTTATCAG GAGAATCTGCTGGATCTACTTTGAAATGGGCTAGTAGACTAAAAATTGCTGTCGAGGCGGCACAAG GTTTAGAGTATTTGCATGTTGGATGTGAGCCGCCAATGGTTCATAGAGATGTCAAAAGTACAAATATACTATTGGACGATCGTTTTGAGGCCAAACTTGCGGATTTTGGACTTTCGAGATCGTTTTGTGTCGGAGCTGAAACTCAAGTAGCAACAGTAGTTGCTGGAACACCTGGATATCTTGATCCTGA ATATTACCAAACAAATTGGTTACACGAGAAGAGTGATGTCTACAGTTTCGGTATTGTACTAATGGAAATCATCACAAACCGATCTGTGATTGAGCTAACACGAGAAAAAGCCCATATAGCAGAATGggtaaaaattttaataagcGGAGGAGATCTTGAAAAAATCGTTGACTCAAACCTTGGTGGAGATTATGACTCCAACACAGTTTGGAAGATTCTTGAATTAGCAATGTCATGCGTGAGTCATTCTTCATCCGATAGACCAACCATGCCCAAGGTTGTTAACGTGCTTAAAGAGTGTTTGATCTCTGAGAATTCGAGGATAAGAGGACAGGTTCAAGATGATGACTCAAAGAACTCCTTAGAATTGACTGTTGCTTTTGGAACGCAAGTGACCCCTGATGCACGCTAG
- the LOC108809597 gene encoding probable LRR receptor-like serine/threonine-protein kinase At2g28960 isoform X1, with product MESVQGLLLAMIIVAFGTTTHLIQAQPNPNEFISLDCGLHPAASPYTEPLTKLTYTSDANFTQGGQSGRVQKIYEQDYKPFTVLRYFPDGIRNCYNLKVTSGTKYLIKALFLYGNYDGLQNGPKFDMYLGPNIWTTVDLTSSIFGSDKEEIIHIPTSSSLQICLVKTGKTTPFISALELRPLRDDTYNTTSGSLKLIKREFASNDFIPPFIRYPADVYDRQWDPISPSFEFNFVNTSLIINASTPYELPQEVISKAVVNQNVTEKLSFDWYVDDRNDHAFIYLHFAEIQTLRGNDTREFDITWEGDNQNFTVSAYRPPKLQLETLYNPYPMKCKFLDCTVDLVMTKSSTLPPMINAMEAYKIIEFPDAGTNPEDVAAVQNVRDTYELSRIDWQGDPCAPQMFRWEGINCSYTNTTIPPRIISLDLSSSGLEGVIASSIQNLTLLQELDLSNNNLSGEVPEFLANMESLLLIDLGWNSLTGPIPQALRDREKKGLKLTVQGNPNLCLSASCNNNNKKVSIPVIASVASVAALVALLTLFFVFRKKTPLAEGTAAATTRELPRKSSIYSKKKRFTYSEVEELTDNFKRVLGEGGFGVVYHGSLSDTEPVAVKVLSESSVQGYKEFKAEVELLLRVHHINLVSLVGYCDEGGHLALIYEYMANGDLKQHLSAFSFTGESAGSTLKWASRLKIAVEAAQGLEYLHVGCEPPMVHRDVKSTNILLDDRFEAKLADFGLSRSFCVGAETQVATVVAGTPGYLDPEYYQTNWLHEKSDVYSFGIVLMEIITNRSVIELTREKAHIAEWVKILISGGDLEKIVDSNLGGDYDSNTVWKILELAMSCVSHSSSDRPTMPKVVNVLKECLISENSRIRGQVQDDDSKNSLELTVAFGTQVTPDAR from the exons atggagagtGTTCAAGGTCTTTTGCTAGCTATGATCATTGTGGCTTTTGGCACTACTACGCATCTAATTCAAGCTCAGCCTAATCCAAACG AGTTCATCAGCTTGGATTGTGGATTACATCCCGCCGCTTCTCCTTATACCGAACCATTAACCAAACTAACATATACATCTGATGCCAACTTCACTCAAGGTGGTCAAAGTGGTAGAGTCCAAAAGATTTATGAACAAGACTATAAGCCATTCACAGTTCTAAGATATTTTCCAGATGGAATACGAAATTGCTATAATCTAAAAGTCACTTCAGGCACAAAGTATCTTATCAAAGCTCTCTTCCTCTACGGGAATTATGACGGGCTCCAAAATGGCCCGAAATTCGATATGTATCTTGGTCCTAACATATGGACAACAGTCGATTTAACAAGCAGCATTTTTGGTTCTGACAAAGAGGAGATCATACACATACCAACGTCAAGCTCGTTGCAGATTTGTCTTGTTAAAACAGGGAAGACTACACCATTCATTTCAGCCTTGGAACTAAGACCCTTGAGAGATGACACTTACAACACTACAAGTGGCTCCTTGAAGCTCATAAAACGAGAATTCGCTAGCAATGATTTTATCCCTCCCTTTATTCG GTATCCTGCAGATGTATATGATCGTCAATGGGATCCAATAAGTCCTTCGTTTGAGTTCAATTTTGTAAACACAAGTCTCATTATAAACGCTTCTACTCCTTATGAGCTACCACAAGAAGTCATTTCAAAGGCAGTCGTTAACCAAAACGTGACTGAGAAGTTATCTTTCGACTGGTATGTTGATGACCGTAATGATCATGCATTCATATACCTTCATTTCGCTGAGATACAAACACTTCGAGGAAACGACACAAGAGAATTTGACATTACATGGGAAGGAGACAACCAAAACTTTACGGTGTCAGCTTATCGCCCTCCTAAGTTACAACTAGAGACTCTATACAACCCATATCCGATGAAATGTAAGTTTCTTGACTGTACGGTGGATTTGGTTATGACTAAGAGCTCAACTCTCCCACCAATGATCAATGCCATGGAAGCTTACAAGATTATTGAGTTTCCAGATGCCGGAACAAATCCAGAGGATG ttGCTGCGGTACAGAATGTTCGAGATACTTATGAATTGAGTAGAATCGACTGGCAAGGAGATCCGTGCGCTCCTCAGATGTTCAGATGGGAGGGCATAAACTGCAGCTACACAAATACTACTATTCCACCAAGAATCATTTCATT AGACTTATCATCAAGTGGACTAGAAGGGGTGATAGCATCTAGCATACAGAATCTAACCCTTCTACAAGAACT GGACTTGTCGAATAACAATCTGAGTGGGGAAGTGCCTGAGTTTCTAGCTAACATGGAATCGTTGTTGCTCAT AGACTTAGGGTGGAACAGTTTAACCGGTCCAATTCCTCAAGCCCTTCGTGATAGAGAAAAGAAAGGACTGAAATTGAC TGTTCAAGGAAACCCAAATCTTTGTCTCTCAGCCTCATGCAACAATAACAACAAGAAAGTCTCAATACCAGTCATTGCATCGGTTGCTTCAGTCGCGGCTCTTGTCGCCTTGTTGactctcttttttgttttcagaaaGAAAACCCCCTTAGCAGAAG GTACAGCCGCAGCTACTACACGCGAGTTACCAAGAAAGTCCTCAATATATTCCAAAAAGAAAAGGTTCACTTATTCAGAGGTAGAAGAACTTACGGACAACTTCAAAAGAGTTCTTGGAGAAGGAGGATTTGGAGTTGTCTACCATGGTTCTTTGAGTGATACCGAACCAGTAGCTGTTAAAGTTCTCTCCGAGTCATCAGTTCAAGGCTACAAGGAATTTAAGGCAGAG GTGGAACTTCTTCTAAGAGTTCATCACATAAACTTGGTAAGCCTTGTTGGTTACTGTGATGAAGGAGGCCATTTAGCACTTATCTATGAGTACATGGCTAATGGAGACCTTAAACAACATTTATCAG cattttcatttacAGGAGAATCTGCTGGATCTACTTTGAAATGGGCTAGTAGACTAAAAATTGCTGTCGAGGCGGCACAAG GTTTAGAGTATTTGCATGTTGGATGTGAGCCGCCAATGGTTCATAGAGATGTCAAAAGTACAAATATACTATTGGACGATCGTTTTGAGGCCAAACTTGCGGATTTTGGACTTTCGAGATCGTTTTGTGTCGGAGCTGAAACTCAAGTAGCAACAGTAGTTGCTGGAACACCTGGATATCTTGATCCTGA ATATTACCAAACAAATTGGTTACACGAGAAGAGTGATGTCTACAGTTTCGGTATTGTACTAATGGAAATCATCACAAACCGATCTGTGATTGAGCTAACACGAGAAAAAGCCCATATAGCAGAATGggtaaaaattttaataagcGGAGGAGATCTTGAAAAAATCGTTGACTCAAACCTTGGTGGAGATTATGACTCCAACACAGTTTGGAAGATTCTTGAATTAGCAATGTCATGCGTGAGTCATTCTTCATCCGATAGACCAACCATGCCCAAGGTTGTTAACGTGCTTAAAGAGTGTTTGATCTCTGAGAATTCGAGGATAAGAGGACAGGTTCAAGATGATGACTCAAAGAACTCCTTAGAATTGACTGTTGCTTTTGGAACGCAAGTGACCCCTGATGCACGCTAG